The proteins below come from a single Tachypleus tridentatus isolate NWPU-2018 chromosome 13, ASM421037v1, whole genome shotgun sequence genomic window:
- the LOC143237218 gene encoding E3 ubiquitin-protein ligase RING2-like produces MALDTQTTNRTWELSLYELNRTSQEVITDNTEIAVSPRSLHSELMCPICLDMLKNTMTTKECLHRFCQECIITALRSGNKECPTCRKKLVSKRSLRPDPNFDMLISKIYPSREEYEAHQERVLAKLNKTALAHSIEEGMRIQQMNRGQRVKKSAPEENINGHSISNSIAGTTTGSLSARQTPTPGSSSDTANGNPRKKTCAQSEVENESGGSEVEQETMSNGIQLPESSETVGIGNDIDSETSENPQNEIELVFKPHPNELGETEPNLTQVRYIKTTANATVDHLCKYLALRFALDKHYDEHGMQSPPESSPVIIYIAVTPGHFHHLSGNMSLDQVNDKYWKVNKPLEMYYSFRKT; encoded by the exons ATGGCTTTAGATACCCAGACCACGAACAGGACATGGGAATTAAGCTTatatgaacttaacagaacatcACAAGAAGTCATTACAGACAACACAGAAATAGCAGTTTCTCCAAGAAGTTTGCACAGTGAACTTATGTGCCCAATATGTCTTGATATGTTGAAGAATACGATGACTACGAAAGAATGCCTTCATCGGTTTTGCCAAGAATGCATCATAACAGCACTGAGGAGTGGAAATAAAGAATGTCCAACCTGTCGTAAAAAACTAGTATCTAAACGTTCGTTACGTCCTGATCCTAATTTTGATatgttaatttcaaaaatttatcCAAGTAGAGAAGAATATGAAGCCCATCAAGAACGTGTACTGGCGAAATTGAATAAAACAGCCCTTGCACATAGCATTGAAGAAGGAATGAGGATTCAGCAAATGAATCGAGGACAAAGAGTAAAAAAAAGTGCTCCAGAAGAAAATATTAATGGTCATAGTATTTCAAATTCCATTGCAGGTACCACAACAGGTAGCTTAAGTGCTAGACAAACACCAACACCTGGTAGCTCTAGTGATACAGCAAATGGAAATCCTCGGAAAAAAACATGTGCCCAGTCAGAAGTGGAAAATGAATCGGGTGGATCTGAGgtagaacaagaaacaatgagCAATGGGATACAACTGCCAGAATCTAGTGAAACTGTAGGAATAGGTAATGACATTGATTCAGAAACATCTGAAAACCCACAGAATGAAATTGAACTTGTATTTAAGCCTCACCCAAATGAACTAGGAGAAACTGAACCAAACCTGACACAAGTACGATACATCAAAACCACAGCAAATGCTACAG ttgaTCACTTGTGTAAGTATTTGGCCCTCAGGTTTGCTTTAGACAAACACTACGATGAACATGGTATGCAGTCTCCTCCAGAAAGTTCTCCAGTCATCATCTACATCGCTGTGACACCAGGACATTTCCATCATCTGAGTGGAAACATGAGTCTGGACCAAGTGAATGACAAGTACTGGAAAGTCAACAAGCCACTGGAGATGTACTATTCATTTAGAAAGACGTAA